From Sphingomonas hengshuiensis, one genomic window encodes:
- the cobS gene encoding cobaltochelatase subunit CobS, producing the protein MADIPNTQPDSRETTILEAPDKMVKVRELFGIDSDMECPAFSIADERVPDLDPAYVFDPDTTLAILAGFAHNRRVMVQGYHGTGKSTHIEQVAARLNWPCIRINLDAHISRIDLIGRDAIVLKDGQQITEFREGLLPWALQTPTALVFDEYDAGRPDVMFVIQRVLETEGKLTLLDQNRVIRPSPWFRLFATANTVGLGDTSGLYHGTQQINQGQMDRWNIVVTLNYLPAAVEANIVLAKSGEYDKPGGKETVENMVRVAELTRRGFIIGDISTVMSPRTVITWAQNALIFGDVGFAFRLSFLNKCDEAERAQVAEYYQRVFGKDLPESVVGKA; encoded by the coding sequence ATGGCAGACATTCCGAATACCCAGCCCGACAGCCGGGAAACGACGATCCTCGAAGCGCCCGACAAGATGGTGAAGGTGCGCGAGCTGTTCGGGATCGATTCGGACATGGAATGCCCGGCGTTCAGCATCGCCGACGAGCGGGTGCCCGATCTCGACCCCGCTTATGTGTTCGATCCCGACACGACGCTCGCGATCCTGGCGGGGTTTGCGCATAATCGCCGCGTGATGGTCCAGGGCTATCACGGCACCGGCAAGTCGACGCATATCGAACAGGTCGCGGCGCGGCTGAACTGGCCGTGCATCCGGATCAACCTCGACGCGCATATCAGCCGCATCGACCTGATCGGGCGCGACGCGATCGTGCTGAAGGACGGCCAGCAGATCACCGAATTCCGCGAGGGGCTGTTGCCCTGGGCGCTCCAGACGCCGACCGCGCTCGTGTTCGACGAATATGATGCCGGTCGCCCCGACGTGATGTTCGTGATCCAGCGCGTGCTGGAGACCGAGGGCAAGCTGACGTTGCTCGACCAGAACCGCGTGATCCGCCCGAGCCCGTGGTTCCGCCTGTTCGCCACCGCCAACACGGTCGGGCTGGGCGATACCAGCGGGCTGTATCACGGCACCCAGCAGATCAACCAGGGCCAGATGGACCGCTGGAACATCGTCGTCACGCTCAACTATCTGCCCGCCGCGGTCGAGGCGAATATCGTGCTCGCCAAGTCGGGCGAATATGACAAGCCGGGCGGCAAGGAGACTGTCGAGAACATGGTCCGCGTCGCCGAGCTGACCCGCCGCGGCTTCATCATTGGCGACATCTCCACCGTGATGAGCCCGCGTACCGTCATCACCTGGGCCCAGAATGCGCTGATCTTCGGCGATGTCGGCTTCGCGTTCCGCCTGTCGTTCCTGAACAAGTGCGACGAGGCC